In Spirosoma aureum, a single genomic region encodes these proteins:
- a CDS encoding DUF721 domain-containing protein — protein MNQTYRYNRENATRVAGTTTVKDAIGQLLKAYQLQTRFNETYLEAFWGRMMGPTIASRTNRLYVRDRKLHIEIASAPLRNELVNAKQKLIQLVNKDMGTDVIEDVIFI, from the coding sequence ATGAACCAAACCTACCGTTACAACCGTGAAAATGCTACCCGAGTAGCCGGAACTACAACTGTGAAGGATGCAATCGGGCAGTTGCTGAAAGCGTATCAACTTCAGACTCGCTTCAACGAAACGTACCTCGAAGCCTTCTGGGGACGTATGATGGGGCCAACGATTGCATCGCGAACAAACCGTCTCTACGTTAGGGATCGGAAATTACATATCGAGATCGCTTCAGCTCCACTGCGTAATGAACTCGTCAATGCCAAGCAGAAACTGATTCAACTTGTAAATAAAGATATGGGTACCGATGTTATCGAGGACGTTATATTTATCTGA
- a CDS encoding glycosyltransferase family 2 protein yields MKSSEGMISIVVPAYNEEENLPVLVHRLMAVMEPYRSYEILIVDDGSSDQTRFVLRQLSKEYPVVRFLSFSRNFGHQMALRAGYENARGQAVICLDADLQHPPELIPTLISKWREGFEVVYTVRQPDPKLSWFKRTTSKKFYSLLRNISGLKIEDGAADFRLLDRKVIDTLKAFKENDLFLRGAISWVGFRQCRILYQPAARYAGRSKYSFRKMMHLAAMGITSFSTKPLYLSVLLGFGMFMFASLFGAEVLYEKYFTNATVSGWTTLVLLMLLIGGVQFIIIGIIGVYLGKTFVEVKQRPAYIIGDTSDIEETVTTWEAPTKEQHPLGGIYYSPLM; encoded by the coding sequence ATGAAATCATCTGAAGGTATGATTAGTATAGTCGTACCAGCCTATAACGAGGAAGAGAACTTACCCGTTTTAGTACATCGGCTCATGGCCGTTATGGAGCCATATCGTTCTTATGAAATACTGATCGTAGACGATGGTAGTTCTGACCAGACTCGCTTTGTGCTTCGGCAGTTAAGCAAAGAGTATCCGGTAGTACGGTTTCTTTCTTTTTCCCGCAACTTTGGTCATCAGATGGCCCTTCGTGCTGGTTATGAAAATGCCAGAGGTCAGGCGGTAATCTGTCTCGATGCAGACCTCCAGCATCCTCCCGAACTCATTCCTACGCTGATCAGTAAATGGCGTGAAGGCTTCGAGGTCGTTTATACGGTTCGGCAGCCAGACCCGAAACTATCGTGGTTTAAGCGTACTACATCAAAAAAGTTTTATAGCCTGCTGAGAAATATTTCAGGCCTTAAAATTGAAGATGGTGCCGCTGACTTCCGGTTACTCGACCGCAAAGTTATCGACACGCTCAAGGCATTCAAGGAGAATGATCTGTTCCTCCGCGGGGCGATTTCGTGGGTAGGTTTCCGCCAATGCCGGATTCTCTATCAGCCAGCCGCTCGCTACGCAGGCCGTTCTAAATACTCATTTCGCAAGATGATGCACCTGGCTGCCATGGGTATCACCTCGTTCTCTACCAAGCCGTTGTATCTGTCCGTTTTGCTTGGCTTTGGCATGTTCATGTTTGCCAGTTTATTCGGAGCGGAAGTTCTCTATGAAAAGTATTTCACCAATGCTACCGTTTCCGGCTGGACTACTTTAGTCCTGTTGATGCTGCTCATCGGCGGTGTTCAATTCATCATAATCGGGATCATCGGCGTATATTTGGGAAAAACGTTTGTGGAAGTAAAACAACGCCCGGCTTATATCATCGGCGACACAAGCGACATTGAGGAGACCGTTACAACATGGGAAGCCCCAACCAAAGAGCAACACCCCCTGGGAGGCATATATTATTCACCGTTGATGTAG
- a CDS encoding ion channel, translating to MNTLPKQNLQGRNSQLVEQEEQRRDLGFGTKLGDTYSRLINKDGSFNIFRKNGTFWDQLNLYNRLITIKWFPFLGLVLVFYLIANGFFAVVYMLAGAENLQSTSDQSFYGPFWKAFFFSSQTLTTVGYGHIAPTSFLTSIIAAFESMMGLLSFALVTGLLYGRFSRPSAHIRFSQRSVFAPYLDVNAWMFRIINARSHQLIDVVVEVTMSRMETKADGTKHRNYYSLSLERKKVTFFPTNWTLVHAITNKSPLHGCTPEDLAESDTEFLILLQAMDDTFSQVVHRRYSYRYDEVLWGHKFRPMFDSGQSGIVNLDLEKLDDTEEVELN from the coding sequence ATGAATACTTTGCCAAAGCAGAATTTACAAGGGCGAAACAGTCAACTTGTTGAACAAGAGGAACAAAGGCGTGATTTAGGATTCGGAACAAAGCTGGGCGATACCTATTCTCGATTAATCAATAAAGATGGTAGTTTTAATATATTTCGTAAGAACGGAACATTTTGGGATCAGCTAAATCTCTATAATCGACTGATTACAATCAAATGGTTTCCTTTTTTGGGACTGGTATTGGTATTTTATCTCATTGCGAATGGCTTTTTTGCCGTAGTATATATGCTGGCTGGTGCTGAGAATCTTCAAAGTACCTCGGACCAGTCATTTTACGGACCTTTCTGGAAAGCTTTTTTCTTTAGTTCTCAAACGCTTACAACCGTAGGATACGGACATATTGCTCCCACTAGCTTTCTGACTAGTATTATTGCCGCTTTCGAGTCAATGATGGGATTGCTGTCGTTTGCTTTGGTAACGGGACTCCTGTACGGCCGGTTTTCGCGACCATCTGCTCATATTAGATTTTCCCAACGTTCGGTGTTTGCGCCTTATCTGGATGTAAATGCCTGGATGTTCCGGATCATCAATGCACGATCACACCAACTGATCGATGTGGTGGTTGAAGTAACCATGTCGCGGATGGAAACTAAGGCGGATGGAACAAAGCACCGTAATTATTATTCCTTAAGTCTGGAACGGAAGAAAGTAACGTTTTTTCCAACTAACTGGACCCTGGTCCATGCTATTACGAATAAAAGCCCATTACATGGCTGTACGCCCGAAGACCTTGCCGAATCTGACACTGAATTCTTAATTTTGCTCCAGGCAATGGATGATACATTCTCACAGGTAGTTCATCGACGCTATTCGTATCGGTATGATGAAGTTCTTTGGGGCCACAAATTTCGTCCCATGTTTGATAGCGGCCAAAGCGGTATTGTTAATCTCGATCTTGAGAAACTGGATGATACTGAAGAAGTTGAGCTTAACTAG
- a CDS encoding polysaccharide deacetylase family protein has protein sequence MGSPNQRATPPGRHILFTVDVEEFDTAVEFGHNIPLSEQVAVSTRGLRLLAERFDAVEARTTLFTTANYALHEPELVWQLAGKHEIASHGYFHTTFEPADLLTSRLALEKLLNRPVTGFRRARMGFVDPNDVEQAGYQYNSSLHPTWLPGRYNHWGEPRHPFREAGVWQIPASVTPTLRLPLFWLSLKNFPFAYYKQLCRQTLQADGFLNLYVHPWEFTDLSGYEKIPAYVRRHSREELLDRVEALLRYLKPQGEFSTMHEFANSLS, from the coding sequence ATGGGAAGCCCCAACCAAAGAGCAACACCCCCTGGGAGGCATATATTATTCACCGTTGATGTAGAAGAGTTTGATACTGCGGTAGAGTTCGGTCACAATATTCCACTGAGTGAGCAAGTGGCCGTTTCAACGCGGGGGCTGCGTTTGCTGGCCGAACGCTTTGACGCAGTTGAGGCTCGTACCACGCTTTTCACTACGGCTAATTATGCCCTTCATGAACCCGAATTAGTCTGGCAGCTTGCTGGTAAGCACGAAATTGCGTCGCACGGCTATTTCCATACGACTTTCGAACCGGCAGATTTGCTTACATCCAGATTAGCGCTGGAGAAATTACTTAATCGTCCGGTAACCGGCTTCCGGCGTGCGCGCATGGGTTTTGTCGACCCCAACGATGTTGAGCAGGCAGGCTATCAGTATAATTCATCGTTGCATCCGACCTGGCTCCCTGGCCGCTATAACCACTGGGGCGAACCACGTCATCCCTTCCGGGAAGCGGGTGTCTGGCAGATTCCGGCATCCGTTACGCCTACCCTACGGTTGCCACTTTTCTGGTTAAGTCTAAAAAACTTTCCGTTTGCTTATTACAAACAACTATGCAGGCAAACGCTTCAAGCCGATGGCTTTCTGAATTTATACGTTCACCCCTGGGAGTTTACGGACCTGTCGGGCTATGAAAAAATCCCGGCTTACGTTCGGCGTCATTCCCGAGAGGAGTTACTTGACCGGGTTGAGGCACTACTTCGCTATTTAAAGCCACAAGGCGAGTTCAGTACAATGCATGAATTTGCCAACTCATTATCGTAA